One genomic segment of Trichococcus shcherbakoviae includes these proteins:
- the budA gene encoding acetolactate decarboxylase, which yields MGESTLYQHQTLGDLMAGVFDGTLTFEELLKHGDIGIGTFHDFEGELILLDGIAYQAKADGSISKVDPSQTTPHAAVTFFQPDREYDIDRPMTLRKVRSDIVKRVRSRNVFSVVKITGHFEYMHTRAVPKQQKPYPRLIEATRVQPEFESYDMQGTAIGIYTPELFDGVAKGGFHCHFISDDRKFGGHILDYIVDNAKCEIQTIESITQHFAVQSDDFMDKEIGYHNLAEEMAEAEG from the coding sequence ATGGGCGAAAGTACATTGTATCAGCATCAGACGCTGGGGGATTTGATGGCGGGGGTATTCGACGGAACCCTGACATTTGAAGAGCTATTGAAGCATGGGGACATCGGAATCGGGACTTTCCATGATTTTGAAGGGGAACTGATCCTGTTGGACGGCATCGCCTATCAAGCGAAGGCGGACGGATCGATTTCGAAAGTCGATCCATCCCAGACAACGCCGCATGCTGCGGTGACTTTTTTTCAACCGGACCGTGAATACGACATCGACCGGCCGATGACGCTGAGAAAAGTCAGGTCGGATATTGTCAAGCGCGTGCGCAGCCGGAATGTGTTCTCGGTCGTCAAAATAACCGGGCATTTTGAATACATGCATACGCGGGCGGTGCCGAAGCAGCAAAAACCGTATCCGCGCCTGATCGAAGCAACGCGTGTCCAGCCGGAATTCGAGTCCTACGATATGCAAGGGACGGCAATCGGCATCTATACACCTGAATTGTTTGATGGCGTAGCCAAGGGTGGCTTCCATTGCCATTTCATCAGCGATGACCGCAAATTTGGCGGACACATCCTCGATTACATCGTGGATAACGCGAAATGCGAGATCCAAACCATCGAAAGCATCACGCAACATTTCGCCGTCCAATCCGATGATTTCATGGACAAGGAAATCGGCTACCACAACTTGGCGGAAGAAATGGCCGAAGCAGAAGGCTAA
- the trxA gene encoding thioredoxin translates to MSTQVTDTTWQSEVQEGLTLMDFWAPWCGPCRMLGPVLEEIEEEMDNKVKIVKLNIDDNQATASQFGIMSIPTMVLFKDGKPVEKLTGYHPKDVLVDYLETKLA, encoded by the coding sequence ATGAGCACACAAGTAACAGATACAACATGGCAAAGTGAAGTACAAGAAGGTTTGACATTGATGGATTTTTGGGCGCCTTGGTGCGGACCTTGCCGCATGCTCGGACCCGTTTTGGAAGAAATCGAAGAAGAGATGGACAACAAAGTGAAAATCGTCAAATTGAACATTGACGATAACCAAGCGACGGCTTCACAGTTCGGCATCATGAGCATTCCGACGATGGTGTTGTTCAAAGATGGAAAACCGGTGGAAAAACTGACAGGCTACCATCCGAAAGATGTTTTGGTTGATTACCTGGAAACAAAATTAGCGTAA
- a CDS encoding MarR family transcriptional regulator, which translates to MSNTDLLGFRIRSLWQQIKRLMNRHLTENDGYGLTGMQFAIVSYIAKESVERDVFQKDLEQKFDIRKSTVTGILNTMERDGLLLRETVPYDARLRKMILTDKALQAKQNTEQVIDSVESQLSKGLTEEEITTFLSILEKISKNAES; encoded by the coding sequence ATGAGCAACACAGACTTGCTGGGATTCCGGATCAGATCGCTTTGGCAACAAATAAAGCGCCTCATGAATAGGCACTTGACCGAAAATGATGGTTACGGTTTGACCGGCATGCAATTCGCGATCGTTTCCTACATCGCCAAAGAATCAGTAGAGCGGGACGTCTTTCAGAAAGATCTCGAGCAGAAATTCGACATCCGCAAATCGACCGTCACAGGCATCCTGAATACGATGGAAAGAGATGGCTTGCTGCTGCGGGAAACCGTTCCTTATGACGCCAGACTGCGGAAAATGATACTGACGGATAAGGCTTTGCAGGCAAAACAAAATACGGAACAAGTGATTGATTCCGTGGAGAGCCAATTGTCCAAAGGATTGACCGAAGAAGAAATCACCACCTTTTTGAGCATTCTCGAGAAAATATCGAAAAATGCCGAGAGCTGA
- a CDS encoding ABC transporter ATP-binding protein: MIKKLMGSIREYKKDSILAPIYVTLEVVLEVLIPYLMSMIIDKGIGEGDMPFIIRIGLILIVSTLFSLGFGVLSGLHAAKASAGFAKNIRKDMYYNIQDFSFSNIDQFSTSSLITRLTTDITNVQNSYQMIIRIMVRAPLMLVFSLLMALSINSELGMVFLGAIPFLGFGLYLIMSQAFPIFQRVFRTYDKLNRVVQENLYGIRVVKSFVREEHETEKFKSVSKKIYTDFTKAEKILAFNSPLMQFTMYASILTLSLLGARMIVSGSMTTGQLMSLITYASQILMSLMMISMVFVMVTISRASAERIVEVLSEDSDLKNNSNPITVIPDGSVSFEQVDFSYTNDPQKLALKNVSFSVKSGETVGIIGGTGSAKTSLVHLIPRLYDATGGTVKVGGVDVRDYDMQTLRGEVAMVLQKNILFSGTIKDNLRWGNPAATDAELMTAARQAQADEFIQRLPDGYDTYIEEGGTNVSGGQRQRLCIARALVKQPKILILDDSTSAVDTRTDSLIRTAFKEEIPNTTKFIIAQRVSSVQDADKIIVMESGSVNGIGTHDELLATNTIYQEVYYSQTKGGKIADEA; encoded by the coding sequence ATGATAAAAAAACTCATGGGCAGCATACGCGAGTATAAAAAGGACTCGATCCTTGCCCCTATATATGTCACTTTGGAAGTCGTCCTTGAAGTGCTTATCCCCTATTTGATGTCTATGATCATCGATAAAGGGATCGGAGAAGGAGACATGCCGTTCATCATCCGCATCGGACTGATTTTGATCGTCTCCACCCTCTTCTCATTAGGGTTCGGAGTCCTGTCCGGTTTGCATGCGGCAAAAGCTTCGGCCGGATTCGCCAAAAATATCCGCAAGGACATGTACTACAATATCCAGGATTTCTCATTTTCGAATATCGATCAGTTTTCGACATCCAGTCTGATCACCCGTTTGACGACGGACATCACGAATGTCCAGAACTCTTACCAGATGATCATCCGGATCATGGTCCGGGCGCCGCTTATGCTCGTATTCTCATTGTTGATGGCTCTGAGCATCAACAGTGAACTCGGGATGGTCTTCCTTGGAGCGATCCCGTTCCTGGGCTTCGGTCTTTACCTGATCATGTCACAAGCCTTCCCGATTTTCCAGAGAGTTTTCCGCACCTATGACAAGCTGAACCGGGTCGTCCAGGAAAATCTTTATGGCATCCGGGTCGTCAAATCCTTTGTGCGTGAAGAGCACGAGACAGAAAAATTCAAATCCGTCTCCAAGAAAATCTACACTGATTTCACCAAGGCCGAAAAAATATTGGCGTTCAACAGCCCTTTGATGCAATTCACGATGTACGCAAGCATTCTGACCTTGTCCCTATTGGGCGCACGCATGATCGTCTCCGGTTCGATGACGACAGGCCAACTGATGAGTCTGATCACATACGCTTCCCAAATTCTGATGAGTCTGATGATGATTTCGATGGTCTTCGTTATGGTCACGATCTCCCGTGCTTCAGCGGAGCGGATTGTGGAAGTACTGAGTGAGGACAGCGACCTGAAGAACAACAGCAATCCGATCACAGTCATCCCTGACGGATCTGTCAGTTTCGAGCAGGTTGACTTCAGTTACACCAACGATCCGCAGAAGCTTGCCTTGAAAAATGTCAGTTTTTCCGTCAAATCAGGGGAAACTGTGGGCATCATCGGCGGAACCGGCAGTGCTAAAACTTCTCTGGTCCACCTTATTCCGCGTCTCTATGATGCAACCGGTGGTACGGTAAAAGTCGGCGGCGTCGATGTACGCGATTATGATATGCAGACATTACGCGGCGAAGTCGCTATGGTGCTCCAAAAAAATATCCTGTTCTCGGGAACGATCAAAGACAATCTGCGTTGGGGCAATCCTGCCGCTACCGATGCAGAGCTGATGACTGCGGCGCGACAAGCTCAAGCCGATGAATTCATCCAACGCCTTCCTGATGGCTACGACACTTATATTGAAGAAGGCGGCACAAACGTCTCCGGCGGGCAAAGACAACGGCTCTGTATCGCGCGCGCTTTGGTGAAACAACCAAAAATCCTGATTCTCGATGACTCGACCAGCGCCGTGGACACCCGGACGGATTCCTTGATCCGGACCGCTTTCAAGGAAGAAATCCCGAACACAACCAAATTCATCATCGCCCAGCGCGTCTCTTCCGTTCAGGATGCCGACAAAATCATCGTGATGGAGAGCGGCAGCGTCAATGGCATCGGGACGCACGATGAATTGCTGGCAACAAACACCATTTACCAAGAAGTCTACTATTCACAAACGAAAGGGGGCAAAATTGCTGATGAAGCCTAA
- a CDS encoding DUF6512 family protein → MTEKRVFQSDAFIIRPFVAGIPFILIFGGLSHFAFAWFGKASWAAPFVPVNESVWEHLKMSYWSTFLWFLFIFLFFGKRYRLSPSRWLLAGIVSMLFCPLLIVTGFYTLKGAFGIESLFTDELLFFFGIISGQLLASRTYRYLEPPRIWIGTATVLWLLFALAFVLFSFQPPTLPLFLDTPTGSYGF, encoded by the coding sequence ATGACTGAAAAAAGAGTTTTCCAATCCGATGCATTCATCATCCGTCCCTTTGTTGCCGGCATCCCGTTCATCCTGATATTCGGCGGCCTCTCCCACTTCGCATTCGCATGGTTCGGGAAAGCCAGCTGGGCTGCGCCTTTCGTCCCCGTGAACGAGAGTGTCTGGGAACATCTGAAAATGAGTTACTGGTCCACCTTCCTGTGGTTTCTATTCATCTTCCTCTTTTTCGGAAAAAGATATCGTCTTTCGCCATCCCGTTGGTTGCTGGCGGGGATCGTGTCCATGCTGTTCTGTCCGCTCCTCATCGTTACCGGATTCTACACGCTAAAAGGCGCTTTCGGCATCGAATCCCTTTTCACTGACGAGCTGCTGTTCTTTTTCGGCATCATCAGCGGTCAACTGTTGGCTTCCCGCACTTATCGCTATTTAGAGCCCCCGCGCATTTGGATTGGAACAGCAACCGTGCTCTGGCTTCTTTTCGCGCTTGCGTTTGTGCTTTTCAGTTTCCAGCCTCCCACCCTGCCGCTCTTTCTGGATACGCCGACCGGAAGCTATGGGTTTTAG
- a CDS encoding asparaginase, translating into MTKKKILMIGTGGTIASKITPNGLDPQLTSEEILAFIPGISEICEVDTLQICNIDSTNIAPDIWVLMTDTIREKYEQYDGFVVTHGTDTMAYTAAALSYMIQDSPKPIIITGAQKPINMEITDSKTNLFDSFLYASSDSASGVQIVFNGKVILGTRARKTHSKSFQAFSSINYPYLAIIQDGRVISYITKEKAPAPRFYDSLDAKVALFKLTPGVDSDILAYMLERNDAIIIESYGVGGIPSAPEYGYFEVINHWIGQGKTVVMTTQVPNEGSDMEIYKVGHELKSRVNILEAYDMITEAVVCKLMWILGQTQDPARIKQLFYTTISNDILY; encoded by the coding sequence GTGACTAAGAAAAAGATATTGATGATCGGCACGGGCGGTACGATCGCATCAAAAATAACGCCGAATGGGCTCGATCCCCAGCTGACATCAGAAGAGATACTGGCTTTTATTCCTGGTATCTCAGAAATATGCGAGGTCGATACCCTTCAGATCTGCAATATCGACAGCACCAACATCGCGCCTGATATCTGGGTGCTGATGACGGACACCATCAGAGAAAAGTATGAACAATATGACGGGTTTGTCGTCACCCACGGAACCGACACGATGGCTTATACGGCTGCCGCGCTTTCCTATATGATCCAGGATTCCCCCAAACCAATCATCATCACCGGAGCCCAAAAACCGATCAATATGGAAATCACCGATTCGAAGACGAATCTCTTCGACAGTTTCCTGTACGCATCTTCAGATTCCGCCAGCGGTGTCCAGATCGTCTTCAATGGGAAGGTTATCCTCGGAACACGGGCAAGGAAGACGCATTCCAAGAGCTTCCAGGCTTTTTCCAGCATCAATTACCCTTATTTGGCGATCATCCAGGATGGACGCGTAATCTCCTACATCACAAAAGAAAAAGCGCCAGCACCGCGTTTCTATGACAGTCTGGATGCGAAGGTCGCGTTGTTCAAGCTGACGCCGGGAGTGGATTCGGATATTCTTGCTTACATGCTTGAACGGAACGATGCCATCATCATCGAAAGCTACGGAGTCGGCGGGATCCCTTCGGCGCCGGAGTACGGGTATTTCGAGGTCATCAACCACTGGATCGGCCAAGGGAAGACTGTGGTCATGACGACGCAGGTCCCGAATGAGGGCAGCGACATGGAAATCTACAAAGTCGGCCACGAACTGAAATCGCGGGTCAATATTTTGGAAGCCTACGACATGATCACCGAAGCGGTCGTATGCAAACTTATGTGGATATTGGGCCAGACGCAAGACCCGGCCCGGATCAAGCAACTTTTCTACACTACGATCAGCAATGATATCCTGTATTAA